One window of Vicia villosa cultivar HV-30 ecotype Madison, WI unplaced genomic scaffold, Vvil1.0 ctg.001839F_1_1, whole genome shotgun sequence genomic DNA carries:
- the LOC131636812 gene encoding bZIP transcription factor 12-like: MASSKVVAVSTNPDLPRASPISSSTSSFHLSHSSEPPPKKPTTMDEILKNIYPAAIRAAEQQGKLKQEQQEEYQEHQPHFLFNNTIDDFWKDFVADPGACTTPYHPHQHQYQYQNPSSDESFSTCTGGGDNTLEDFLMKAGALPFSNHSQYSSSSEPSHSLDVAAGGKRKAVEEAVDLDKAAIQKQKRMIKNRESAARSRERKQAYTNELERVVKQLETENKLLIEEEEERKKERLKQLKELVHPIMGQRQNQRLRRSNSI; the protein is encoded by the exons ATGGCGTCGTCCAAGGTTGTTGCGGTCTCAACGAATCCGGATCTGCCACGTGCCTCTCCTATATCATCGTCAACCTCTTCTTTTCATCTCTCTCATTCTTCTGAACCGCCTCCAAAAAAACCCACCACCATGGACGAAATTCTCAAGAACATTTACCCCGCCGCAATAAGAGCCGCCGAACAACAAGGAAAACtaaaacaagaacaacaagaaGAATATCAAGAACACCAACCGCATTTCCTCTTCAACAACACAATCGATGACTTCTGGAAGGATTTCGTCGCCGACCCCGGTGCCTGCACAACCCCTTATCATCCTCATCAACatcaatatcaatatcaaaaCCCTTCTTCTGATGAAAGTTTCTCTACCTGTACCGGTGGTGGTGACAATACTCTAGAAGATTTCTTGATGAAAGCGGGTGCTCTTCCTTTCTCTAACCATAGTCAATATTCTTCTTCTTCCGAACCTTCCCATTCTCTTGATGTTGCTGCTGGGGGAAAACGAAAGGCGGTTGAGGAAGCAGTTGACCTTGATAAAGCTGCTATTCAGAAACAGAAAAGAATGATCAAGAATCGTGAGTCTGCAGCCAGGTCTAGAGAACGCAAACAg GCTTATACTAATGAGCTTGAGAGAGTTGTCAAGCAATTGGAGACAGAAAATAAGCTGCTAATAGAAGAAGAG gaagaaaggaaaaaggaaaggctAAAGCAA CTGAAAGAGTTGGTCCATCCAATTATGGGGCAGAGACAAAATCAGAGGCTGCGGAGATCGAATTCAATATAA